From Oryzias melastigma strain HK-1 linkage group LG15, ASM292280v2, whole genome shotgun sequence, one genomic window encodes:
- the dync2li1 gene encoding cytoplasmic dynein 2 light intermediate chain 1, producing MPKITSDSLWELAAAEVQQQESEEETVSERTVFLMGSKAGGKTSILLRCLERDEPPKPTLALEYTFGRRARGHNTPKDIAHLWELGGGTSLSDLVQIPITPVSVGSLSVILVLDLSKPNDLWVTSEKLLQAAQTQVEKVFSQSQKTKPGAKNPVRPAARVLPKDYPDRELISPFPVPLLIIGSKYDLFQEFDSEKKKVVSKTLRFIAHYYAASLVFTSIKSESLMSKTKSFFSHLAFGLDRGKTLSSDFSKTLIIPTGSDSFSQIGPPSVTDVDITSLHAKNPKDLWRKVYEHVFPHQNAGEQKELKDPSKDPQYSEPQIDAMRAQKDQELEQYKKNAAKSWKGLELET from the exons ATGCCAAAAATAAC CTCGGACTCGTTATGGGAGCTGGCCGCCGCGGAGGTCCAGCAGCAGGAGAGCGAAGAGGAGACGGTCAGCGAGAGGACCGTGTTCCTGATGGGCAGCAAAGCCGGG GGTAAAACGTCAATTCTGCTCAGATGTTTAGAAAG GGACGAACCACCTAAACCAACTCTGGCCCTGGAGTACACCTTTGGCAGACGAGCTCGAGGACACAACACA cctAAAGACATCGCCCACCTGTGGGAGCTGGGTGGGGGGACCTCTCTGTCAGATCTAGTTCAGATTCCCATCACTCCTGTCAGTGTTGG ttccCTTTCTGTCATCCTCGTCCTGGATTTGTCTAAGCCCAACGATCTTTGGGTGACTTCGGAGAAGCTGCTGCAGGCCGCACAAACCCAGGTGGAAAAAGTCTTTTCCCAAtcgcaaaaaacaaaacctggaGCCAAAAATCCAGTCCGTCCAGCTGCACGAGTTTTACCTAAAGACTATCCA GACAGGGAGCTAATCAGTCCATTTCCTGTTCCTCTTCTTATTATCGGTAGTAAATATGACCTTTTTCag GAATTTGATTCAGAGAAGAAGAAGGTGGTCAGTAAAACACTGCGGTTTATCGCACACTATTATGCCGCCTCTCTCGTT ttCACTAGCATCAAGTCTGAAAGTCTCATGTCAAAAACCAAgagctttttttctcatctggCATTCGGTCTTGACAGAGG gAAAACTTTGTCCTCCGACTTCAGTAAAACTCTCATCATTCCTACAGGCTCAGATTCCTTCAGCCAAATCG GCCCGCCCTCTGTTACGGATGTGGACATTACATCTTTGCACGCTAAAAACCCCAAAGACCTCTGGAGGAAAGTGTACGAACACGTCTTTCCCCACCAG AACGCCGGTGAGCAGAAGGAGCTGAAGGACCCGTCTAAAGACCCTCAGTACAGCGAACCTCAGATTGATGCCATGAGAGCCCAGAAAGACCAG gaGTTGGAGCAGTACAAAAAGAACGCTGCAAAGTCATGGAAAGGCCTGGAGCTGGAGACATAA
- the lyrm7 gene encoding complex III assembly factor LYRM7 isoform X2 — translation MGTRLKVLNTFKALHRTRMAAFKDDERALTAARLKINEEFKKNKNETSEENILKMIKMGSDVEIVLRESVVQVEHIGEQRLLLRPREGLLLENVPYSDEPRTKS, via the exons ATGGGGACTCGTTTGAAG GttctaaacacatttaaagcgCTGCATAGAACAAGAATGGCTGCATTTAAAGATGATGAAAGGGCACTAACAG CTGCCAGGTTAAAGATTAATGAagagtttaagaaaaacaaaaatgaaacgtCAGAAGAAAACATTCTAAAG atgattaaAATGGGCTCAGATGTGGAAATTGTTCTTCGAGAATCTGTGGTACAAGTGGAGCATATTGGAGAGCAACGTCTTT TGCTGCGACCGCGAGAAGGTCTACTGCTGGAAAATGTTCCATATTCTGATGAACCCAGGACAAAGTCTTGa
- the lyrm7 gene encoding complex III assembly factor LYRM7 isoform X1: MLIIAGFSVCYCLIADCSCLQVLNTFKALHRTRMAAFKDDERALTAARLKINEEFKKNKNETSEENILKMIKMGSDVEIVLRESVVQVEHIGEQRLLLRPREGLLLENVPYSDEPRTKS, from the exons atGCTGATAATTGCAGGATTTTCAGTATGTTACTGCCTTATAGCTGACTGCTCATGCTTACAGGttctaaacacatttaaagcgCTGCATAGAACAAGAATGGCTGCATTTAAAGATGATGAAAGGGCACTAACAG CTGCCAGGTTAAAGATTAATGAagagtttaagaaaaacaaaaatgaaacgtCAGAAGAAAACATTCTAAAG atgattaaAATGGGCTCAGATGTGGAAATTGTTCTTCGAGAATCTGTGGTACAAGTGGAGCATATTGGAGAGCAACGTCTTT TGCTGCGACCGCGAGAAGGTCTACTGCTGGAAAATGTTCCATATTCTGATGAACCCAGGACAAAGTCTTGa
- the hint1 gene encoding histidine triad nucleotide-binding protein 1, which yields MADETEKAQTARPGGDTIFGKIVRKEIPVNLLYEDDQCVAFPDISPQAPTHILVVPKKPIVQLSAAEEDDAALLGHMLIVAKKCAQDAGLTKGYRIVINDGPDGGQSVYHIHIHILGGRMMGWPPG from the exons ATGGCTGACGAAACGGAGAAGGCCCAGACTGCCCGTCCGGGTGGAGACACAATATTTGGGAAAATCGTTCGCAAAGAAATTCCAGTGAACTTACTCTATGAAGATGATCAG TGTGTGGCCTTTCCTGACATTTCTCCTCAAGCTCCCACTCACATCCTGGTAGTTCCAAAAAAGCCAATAGTTCAGCTGTCTGCAGCCGAGGAGGATGATGCTGCA TTGTTAGGCCACATGTTGATAGTTGCAAAGAAGTGTGCTCAGGACGCAGGTCTGACTAAAGGCTACAGGATTGTCATCAACGACGGGCCCGATGGAGGCCAGTCCGTCTACCACATCCACATCCACATCCTGGGTGGACGCATGATGGGATGGCCACCAGGCTAa